The following are encoded together in the Parabacteroides chongii genome:
- a CDS encoding DMT family transporter, which produces MKNRKWLLFICITMITWGIWGAFSEIPEKVGFPATFTYIAWALAMIPCAIGALCIAKWKFDFNARSILLGCMIGFLGAGGQLLLFEALRFGPAYIVFPFISMAPVVTITLSMVFLKERAGRIQLFGIAAALCAILFLSLQGEKSDSHITGYLWLFFALLIFIMWGIQGFTMKFANKTEMQAESIFVYMALTAICLIPVAYYMTNWQAEGINLSWEWAIKSFLIQLLNAIGALTLVYAYRYGKAILVSPMEGLAPLFTMVLSLIIYAVVPDIVTQIGMGLAVLAMITMSIE; this is translated from the coding sequence ATGAAGAATCGTAAATGGTTGTTATTCATCTGTATCACAATGATAACATGGGGTATCTGGGGAGCATTCAGCGAAATTCCTGAAAAAGTGGGATTTCCTGCCACTTTTACCTATATTGCCTGGGCTTTGGCCATGATCCCATGCGCCATTGGTGCCCTTTGTATAGCTAAATGGAAATTCGATTTTAATGCCCGGTCAATTCTACTCGGCTGTATGATCGGTTTCCTCGGTGCGGGTGGGCAATTACTTCTTTTCGAGGCACTCCGTTTTGGCCCTGCTTATATTGTCTTTCCTTTTATATCCATGGCTCCTGTAGTGACGATCACGCTTTCGATGGTTTTCTTAAAAGAACGAGCGGGCCGTATACAATTATTCGGTATTGCAGCAGCACTCTGTGCAATTCTTTTCCTTTCGTTGCAGGGTGAGAAGTCCGATAGTCACATAACCGGTTATCTATGGCTGTTTTTTGCCTTATTGATCTTTATCATGTGGGGTATTCAGGGATTTACAATGAAATTCGCGAATAAGACCGAAATGCAGGCCGAAAGTATCTTCGTCTATATGGCCCTCACCGCTATATGCCTAATTCCTGTCGCTTATTATATGACCAATTGGCAAGCAGAAGGGATCAACCTCAGTTGGGAATGGGCGATAAAAAGTTTTTTAATCCAGTTACTCAATGCCATTGGTGCGTTAACACTAGTTTATGCTTATCGATATGGAAAAGCCATTCTAGTTTCTCCAATGGAAGGCTTGGCTCCTTTATTTACCATGGTATTGTCACTTATCATATATGCGGTGGTTCCGGATATCGTCACACAGATTGGCATGGGGCTAGCTGTTTTAGCGATGATTACTATGTCGATAGAATAA
- a CDS encoding glycoside hydrolase family 36 protein, whose translation MKEQRSIISLLLLIVLCTGCSKGVIIKNGDLQLEIDEMMRARLTSLNNSTSSFHNKFIESDALIAAEFTASLFKLTNVSEFKEGNTSGYSLTGTYNKDGFCIEKHQKITIPENLEKILLIETYYINRGSKDITVNGWKMNELHIDVADTSVWSFQPTSTSRRMDWILEVKPGYYKKNFLGMNDSDYGGGIPMIDLWRRDGGIVTGLTEKTLKMISMPVQWLTHDNYASIALTYESKEGREILAAGDTLRTYNSFIGIHTGDFYEPLDRFSRYMETQGIVFPKPEPEAYEAVWCAWGYERTFTIEEIIGTLPKVKELGFKWVDVDDGFQIAEGDWETNSRFPGGDKDMRRITDAIHQYGMKAKLWWAPLAADPGTKVLQENPGIKLKTQWGSPQYITWWDSYYLSPINPITEKYTNNLLERFIVTWNFDGLKLDGQHMNCCLPDYNRTSKLEYPEQSSELMPTYFQNIYEKARAYKPNAVVQFCPCGCAINYFMIPFMNQAVSSDPTSSWQIRHKAKTYRAISDKLAYYADHVELSDNGDDFGTQIGIGGVIGSKFTYPKDNPNVHKSYVLTPEKEKLYKKWVSIYNDKMISTGNYINLYDIAYDKPETHVINKDGKMYYAFYADQWNGEPIELRGLEKRKYTVCEYTSDEKKTYEIDGENPVITPNFTRNYLIEVY comes from the coding sequence ATGAAAGAACAACGAAGCATTATATCGCTTTTATTATTAATAGTGCTATGTACAGGTTGTAGTAAAGGCGTAATAATAAAAAACGGCGACTTGCAACTGGAGATAGATGAGATGATGAGAGCCAGGTTAACATCTCTCAATAATTCGACCTCATCTTTTCATAATAAATTCATCGAATCAGATGCTTTAATAGCCGCAGAGTTTACAGCCTCACTCTTTAAATTAACAAATGTATCAGAATTTAAAGAAGGAAATACGTCCGGCTATTCATTAACAGGAACTTATAACAAAGATGGCTTTTGTATCGAAAAACATCAAAAAATAACTATTCCGGAAAATTTAGAAAAAATACTCCTGATCGAAACCTATTACATAAACAGAGGGAGTAAAGATATTACTGTAAATGGCTGGAAAATGAATGAATTACATATAGATGTAGCCGATACATCCGTTTGGTCATTCCAACCGACATCCACCAGTCGTCGAATGGATTGGATTCTAGAAGTAAAACCCGGATATTACAAAAAAAATTTCCTAGGAATGAACGATTCTGATTACGGAGGTGGTATACCAATGATCGATCTCTGGCGTCGTGATGGTGGTATCGTAACAGGATTGACTGAGAAAACATTGAAAATGATATCAATGCCTGTCCAATGGCTCACCCATGATAATTATGCATCTATTGCGTTAACTTACGAATCAAAAGAAGGACGTGAAATACTTGCTGCTGGTGATACCCTACGGACTTACAATTCATTTATCGGCATTCACACCGGAGATTTTTACGAACCTCTGGATCGTTTTTCCCGTTATATGGAAACTCAAGGCATAGTCTTTCCCAAGCCCGAACCTGAAGCTTATGAAGCAGTTTGGTGCGCATGGGGATATGAACGCACATTTACTATTGAGGAAATAATCGGGACTCTTCCTAAAGTTAAGGAATTAGGATTCAAATGGGTTGATGTAGATGACGGATTTCAGATAGCAGAAGGAGACTGGGAAACAAATTCTCGTTTCCCAGGAGGTGACAAAGACATGCGTCGAATTACCGATGCAATACATCAGTATGGAATGAAAGCCAAATTATGGTGGGCTCCCTTGGCGGCAGACCCGGGAACAAAGGTCTTACAAGAAAACCCGGGAATAAAACTTAAAACCCAATGGGGATCTCCACAATATATCACATGGTGGGATAGTTATTATTTATCTCCTATTAATCCTATAACGGAGAAATATACAAACAATCTGTTAGAACGTTTTATTGTTACATGGAACTTTGACGGTCTTAAACTCGATGGACAGCACATGAATTGTTGTTTACCGGATTACAATCGCACCAGCAAACTGGAATATCCTGAACAATCGTCTGAGCTAATGCCTACATATTTCCAAAACATTTACGAAAAAGCACGAGCATACAAACCCAATGCAGTCGTACAATTTTGTCCGTGTGGTTGTGCAATCAACTACTTTATGATTCCATTTATGAATCAGGCAGTATCATCAGATCCTACATCCAGTTGGCAAATACGGCATAAAGCAAAGACCTATAGAGCGATTTCTGATAAACTGGCATACTATGCCGATCATGTCGAATTGAGTGACAATGGAGATGATTTTGGTACCCAGATCGGAATCGGAGGTGTTATCGGTTCAAAATTTACTTATCCCAAAGATAACCCCAATGTTCATAAAAGTTACGTTCTGACACCAGAAAAAGAAAAGTTGTACAAAAAATGGGTAAGTATTTATAATGACAAAATGATCTCTACAGGAAACTATATCAACCTGTATGATATTGCATATGATAAGCCGGAAACCCATGTAATTAATAAAGATGGGAAAATGTATTACGCATTTTATGCCGATCAATGGAATGGCGAGCCTATCGAATTACGTGGTTTGGAAAAACGTAAATATACCGTTTGCGAATATACTTCCGATGAAAAGAAAACTTACGAAATTGACGGAGAAAATCCTGTGATAACCCCCAATTTCACTAGAAACTACCTGATAGAAGTATATTGA
- a CDS encoding amidohydrolase family protein produces MNKTIWIFYLLIIVHQGVVRAQNVENLLLKDYRPVSAFRIPQVEVKRARYPVIDAHSHDYAKSKEEVDEWVNTMDSVGIAFTHIMSCNWIGEPIDVFMERYRDYPDRFGFWCSLDYTGFDEPGWEKRAIASLVHYHKLGVIGVGEMGDKGEGDLYGYPVEGRGIHIDHPRLKPLLEKCASLGMPVNIHVGEPIWMYLPIDANNDGLMNSANWRIDTTKTNCLGYDGLMLHFENALKANPKTTFIACHYLNMNHDLPRLGRLLDQYPNLYLDISARVSESAVTPRATREFIIRYADRILFGTDNGRRAQMYRSVFRILESNDEHIITPGNSHYWPLSGFGLPDDVLKKIYRSNAEKLFKIKSL; encoded by the coding sequence ATGAATAAAACTATTTGGATTTTTTACCTGCTGATTATAGTGCACCAGGGGGTAGTAAGGGCACAGAATGTGGAGAACCTGCTACTGAAAGATTACCGTCCGGTTTCTGCATTCCGCATACCACAGGTAGAAGTAAAGAGAGCCCGATATCCGGTGATAGATGCCCATTCGCATGATTATGCCAAGAGTAAGGAAGAGGTAGATGAATGGGTCAATACCATGGATTCGGTAGGCATCGCATTTACTCATATTATGAGTTGCAACTGGATAGGTGAACCGATCGATGTTTTTATGGAACGATATCGTGATTATCCGGATCGTTTCGGCTTTTGGTGTAGTTTAGATTATACAGGATTCGATGAGCCGGGTTGGGAAAAAAGAGCAATAGCTTCACTAGTACACTACCATAAACTAGGAGTGATCGGCGTAGGAGAAATGGGAGATAAAGGAGAGGGCGACCTTTATGGCTATCCTGTAGAAGGGCGAGGTATTCATATAGACCATCCACGATTGAAGCCATTGCTTGAAAAATGCGCCAGCCTTGGTATGCCAGTCAATATTCATGTGGGCGAACCGATATGGATGTACCTGCCGATAGATGCAAACAACGACGGATTAATGAACTCTGCCAATTGGCGGATCGATACTACTAAAACAAATTGCTTGGGATATGACGGCTTAATGTTACATTTCGAAAATGCATTGAAAGCAAACCCGAAAACAACCTTTATCGCCTGTCATTACCTGAATATGAATCATGATCTGCCACGTTTGGGACGACTACTCGACCAGTACCCCAATCTCTACCTCGATATTTCGGCCCGTGTATCGGAATCGGCAGTAACCCCTCGTGCCACGCGCGAATTCATTATCCGATATGCCGACCGCATTCTTTTCGGTACGGATAACGGCCGACGTGCACAGATGTATCGATCAGTATTTCGAATACTGGAAAGTAACGACGAACATATCATCACTCCCGGCAACAGCCATTACTGGCCGTTGAGTGGTTTCGGGCTGCCCGACGATGTACTGAAGAAAATTTACAGAAGTAATGCTGAAAAACTTTTTAAAATTAAATCATTATGA
- a CDS encoding DeoR/GlpR family DNA-binding transcription regulator translates to MKSIGSAKERRATILQELNENPEISIESMCKKFKVSEVTIRKDLNILHERNLLLRTRGGAIRLPNTNGKNNETSLKLKGLYNFKEKLAIGKFAASLIRDGETILLDSGTTTFEIAKNLHHLKHLTVITNALDTAIELLKYKRFNVILLGGHLREVSHSTVGPLAESNLKVFYCDKLFLGVDSFNIEFGLSTHDIEEANINQTMFSMSKEVIAVLDSSKFNKRNFVFIAPVNKIHTVVTDNNIPSNIKTQIKSMNIALYTVEPLSIP, encoded by the coding sequence ATGAAATCAATAGGGTCGGCAAAAGAGCGTAGAGCTACTATTTTACAGGAATTGAATGAGAATCCAGAGATTTCTATCGAAAGTATGTGTAAGAAATTTAAGGTTTCGGAAGTTACCATTCGAAAGGATTTGAATATTCTTCATGAACGAAATCTTTTGTTACGTACTCGAGGCGGTGCGATCCGGTTACCAAATACCAACGGAAAAAATAATGAAACATCCTTAAAATTAAAGGGATTGTATAATTTTAAAGAGAAATTGGCCATTGGAAAATTTGCAGCTTCTTTGATTCGTGATGGCGAGACTATTTTGCTTGATTCAGGAACCACAACTTTCGAAATTGCTAAAAATCTTCATCATTTAAAACATTTGACAGTTATTACGAATGCTCTTGATACTGCAATTGAACTCTTAAAGTATAAAAGATTTAATGTAATCTTGCTCGGAGGTCATTTACGCGAAGTCTCGCATTCTACTGTCGGTCCTTTAGCTGAATCAAACCTGAAAGTTTTTTATTGTGACAAACTCTTTTTGGGAGTGGATAGTTTTAACATTGAATTTGGGTTATCTACACATGATATTGAAGAAGCTAATATTAACCAGACTATGTTTTCTATGTCAAAAGAGGTCATTGCTGTATTAGACTCAAGTAAATTCAATAAACGTAATTTTGTATTTATAGCTCCCGTAAACAAAATCCATACAGTTGTGACTGATAATAATATTCCATCAAATATCAAAACACAAATCAAGTCGATGAATATAGCCTTATATACAGTGGAGCCATTAAGTATTCCGTAG
- a CDS encoding class II fructose-bisphosphate aldolase → MKSSIQETLKTCRQNRSAVLATNFYNYETLWAILQAASQMQSVVILQLTKSSIDYMGLEMAVTMGRQGLADFGLQGWLHLDHANSVPFIKRCLDAGFDSVMIDASEKDFDENVALTKTVVAMAQPYGANVEAELGYIAKLGQPRQGGFTIPEEARKFAALTKVDALAIAIGSAHGFYKETPQLAIDRLAEIREATEVPLVLHGSSGIPSVQVREAIRHGICKVNLATEIKDLFMQALKRILPDSQEIDLRKVFPAAVAPVVEMLKKKYEMVNLR, encoded by the coding sequence ATGAAAAGCAGCATACAGGAAACACTGAAAACATGCCGGCAAAACCGATCAGCTGTTTTGGCTACCAATTTCTATAATTACGAAACATTGTGGGCTATTCTGCAAGCGGCATCCCAAATGCAGTCGGTTGTTATTTTACAACTTACTAAAAGCTCGATCGACTACATGGGACTTGAGATGGCTGTTACGATGGGACGCCAGGGACTTGCCGATTTCGGTTTGCAAGGATGGTTACATTTGGACCATGCCAATTCCGTTCCCTTTATAAAAAGATGTCTTGATGCCGGATTCGATTCTGTGATGATCGATGCCAGTGAAAAAGATTTCGATGAAAATGTAGCCCTTACCAAGACTGTAGTGGCAATGGCCCAGCCGTATGGTGCAAATGTAGAGGCGGAACTGGGGTATATTGCTAAACTCGGGCAACCGCGACAAGGTGGCTTCACTATCCCCGAAGAGGCCCGGAAATTTGCAGCACTTACAAAAGTTGATGCACTGGCGATTGCGATTGGTTCAGCGCATGGATTTTATAAAGAAACACCACAGCTTGCAATCGACAGATTAGCCGAAATCCGTGAGGCGACAGAAGTTCCACTTGTTTTACACGGAAGTTCCGGCATCCCTTCTGTACAGGTAAGAGAGGCTATTCGTCACGGAATATGCAAAGTAAACCTGGCTACCGAAATAAAAGACCTTTTCATGCAAGCACTCAAGCGAATTTTACCGGACAGTCAGGAAATAGATTTACGTAAAGTATTTCCTGCAGCAGTAGCACCGGTAGTCGAAATGTTGAAAAAGAAATACGAAATGGTAAACCTTCGATAA
- a CDS encoding amidohydrolase family protein, whose amino-acid sequence MRMLSIKLFICALLGGSLNQISGQDVEHLLLKDYKPVSVFNIPATFPQKAKYPVFDAHSHNYAKDKKEVAEWVKSMDAAGVQVTSILNNSKGEAFEVLVEKYSDYKDRFALWCSFDYTGFDEPDWEKRAIQALERNHRMGAVGIGEMGDKGDGDLYAFPTKGKGVHLDHPRLKPLLEKCGELGMPISIHMADPIWMYLPIDKTNDGLMNASRWKVDTTQVELGYEGLMQSFERAVAANPKTTFIACHYLNMSHDLSRLSALLDKYPNLYVDLAARVSESAATPRATRIFILKYADRILFGTDNGMSVNMYRSVYRILETADEHIIRPGNSYYWPLSGFYLPDDVLKKIYWENAVKLLKRKQQ is encoded by the coding sequence ATGAGAATGCTTTCAATTAAGTTATTTATCTGTGCCCTATTAGGGGGGTCCCTGAACCAAATATCGGGTCAGGATGTGGAACATTTGTTGTTGAAAGACTACAAACCGGTTTCCGTATTCAATATTCCTGCAACCTTTCCTCAAAAGGCCAAGTATCCAGTATTCGATGCGCATTCGCACAATTATGCGAAAGATAAAAAAGAAGTTGCGGAATGGGTAAAATCCATGGATGCTGCGGGAGTTCAAGTTACAAGTATCCTCAATAACAGCAAGGGGGAAGCATTCGAGGTATTGGTCGAAAAATATAGCGATTACAAAGATCGCTTTGCATTATGGTGCAGTTTCGATTATACAGGTTTTGATGAACCGGATTGGGAAAAAAGAGCTATACAAGCACTGGAAAGAAACCATCGTATGGGAGCTGTCGGAATCGGAGAAATGGGTGACAAAGGTGATGGCGACCTTTATGCCTTTCCGACAAAAGGGAAGGGCGTTCATCTGGACCATCCGCGGCTGAAACCTTTGCTCGAAAAATGTGGAGAGCTCGGTATGCCAATCAGCATTCATATGGCTGATCCGATTTGGATGTACTTACCAATCGACAAAACGAATGACGGCTTAATGAACGCTTCACGGTGGAAAGTAGATACGACTCAGGTAGAATTAGGATACGAAGGACTGATGCAAAGTTTTGAACGTGCCGTAGCAGCAAATCCGAAAACGACTTTTATTGCCTGCCATTATCTCAATATGAGTCACGATCTGTCGCGCCTCAGTGCACTGCTCGATAAATATCCCAACCTGTATGTCGATCTAGCGGCCCGTGTATCGGAATCGGCAGCCACTCCGCGAGCAACCCGCATATTTATCCTGAAATATGCCGACCGGATCCTGTTCGGTACCGACAACGGAATGAGCGTAAACATGTATCGCTCCGTCTATCGGATACTGGAAACGGCTGATGAACACATCATCCGCCCTGGAAACAGCTATTACTGGCCTTTGAGTGGATTTTATCTGCCCGACGATGTCTTGAAAAAGATCTATTGGGAGAATGCGGTTAAACTATTAAAACGAAAACAACAGTAA
- a CDS encoding class II D-tagatose-bisphosphate aldolase non-catalytic subunit has translation MTKTEHLLNQISELEQQTGVKRTIFAVCPNSTAVIKASFRSAKRNNAPIYFAATLNQVDSDGGYTGLTQKQFVKLLAQEAAAVDYDGTYIIAIDHGGPWLKDIQSKEHWSLEKAMNGVKKSFEDAILAGYDLIHVDPTVDIFLPDGETIDIKVVVERTVELIEHTERFRRARSLPAISYEVGTEEVHGGLANEAVFDTFLENLKAGLDSCGLSDVWPCFIVGKVGTDLHTTTFDTSVARKLTKKVRPLGSYIKGHYTDGVSNPEAYPLAGVGAANVGPEFTISEYEGLAELEQIERARDKEGQIAQLSNITSTLERLVGESGRWQKWLQPEEKLCSFKELQADRRAWIIKTCCRYIWQHPEAFMARQILFDNLTRLGMDPHTTLSCRIEHDMDKYFQAFNLVNLNNSLL, from the coding sequence ATGACAAAGACAGAACATTTATTAAACCAGATTTCAGAACTCGAACAGCAGACAGGAGTTAAACGAACAATTTTCGCCGTATGCCCAAACTCAACAGCAGTTATTAAAGCTTCTTTTCGCTCGGCCAAACGGAATAATGCTCCAATCTATTTTGCAGCAACCCTAAATCAAGTAGATAGTGACGGAGGTTATACCGGTCTAACCCAAAAGCAATTTGTAAAACTTCTCGCACAGGAAGCCGCTGCTGTCGATTACGACGGTACCTATATTATAGCGATCGATCATGGAGGTCCATGGTTGAAGGATATCCAATCCAAAGAACACTGGAGTTTGGAAAAAGCGATGAATGGCGTTAAAAAATCGTTTGAGGATGCTATATTGGCCGGCTACGATCTGATCCATGTAGATCCTACCGTCGATATTTTTCTCCCGGACGGAGAAACGATCGATATAAAAGTCGTTGTCGAACGGACAGTGGAACTTATTGAGCATACGGAACGATTCCGACGTGCCCGATCTTTACCTGCAATATCGTACGAAGTAGGAACTGAAGAAGTACATGGAGGATTGGCAAACGAAGCTGTTTTCGATACTTTTCTTGAAAATCTGAAAGCAGGTCTGGACTCTTGTGGTCTTTCTGATGTATGGCCCTGTTTTATTGTCGGCAAAGTCGGTACAGATCTGCACACCACTACCTTTGACACATCCGTAGCCCGTAAACTCACAAAAAAAGTAAGACCACTGGGTAGCTATATAAAGGGGCATTATACTGATGGAGTTTCAAACCCGGAAGCATACCCATTAGCCGGGGTCGGAGCAGCAAATGTCGGACCCGAATTTACAATCAGTGAATATGAAGGGTTGGCAGAGCTGGAACAAATAGAGAGAGCACGGGATAAGGAGGGACAGATCGCTCAATTATCCAATATAACTTCAACACTCGAGCGTTTGGTTGGAGAATCCGGTCGTTGGCAAAAATGGCTTCAGCCCGAGGAAAAACTCTGCAGTTTTAAAGAGCTCCAAGCAGACCGCCGCGCGTGGATCATAAAAACCTGTTGTCGATATATCTGGCAACACCCTGAAGCCTTTATGGCCCGTCAAATTCTTTTCGATAACTTGACACGTCTTGGCATGGACCCACATACGACCCTCTCCTGCCGTATTGAACATGATATGGATAAATATTTTCAAGCTTTTAATTTGGTAAACCTAAATAACTCATTGTTATGA
- a CDS encoding SIS domain-containing protein, which produces MKYFCPKENNNKKMKDNQFFTYKEIMQQPKMWLKVYELVLQQRVGIESFISQYTDRNYQIIYTGAGTSAYIGNILEIVLSESNFRGARSVSTTDLITNHHAYINENQPVLLISFARSGNSPESAGAIKIVNTHCKHTAHIYITCNKEGELAKNADKENTLLLLLPPETNDLGLAMTSSFSSMLLTALLVANIQHIDTQLPYIQSLTLKAQKVLSTYAPIIREIMKREFSRVVFLGSGELKGIAEESRLKLQELTDGKIVCQFDSFLGFRHGPKAIINKETVLVYLFSGDEHIRRYETDLVKQINTNNKVTAQIIVSETPVKTTGIKSDLEVIFSEGDSPSIYDCIPYVIVAQLMGFYKSLEIGLNPDTPSVSGNISRIVEGVILYDNL; this is translated from the coding sequence ATGAAATATTTTTGCCCAAAAGAAAACAATAATAAAAAGATGAAAGACAATCAATTTTTTACTTACAAAGAAATTATGCAACAACCAAAAATGTGGTTGAAAGTATATGAATTAGTATTGCAACAACGTGTGGGGATCGAGTCTTTTATTTCCCAATATACCGACCGGAACTACCAGATTATCTATACTGGTGCCGGAACATCAGCCTATATCGGGAATATCTTAGAGATAGTCTTGTCGGAAAGTAATTTTCGGGGAGCAAGATCAGTTTCTACCACAGATCTTATCACTAACCACCATGCTTACATTAATGAAAATCAACCTGTTTTATTGATTTCATTTGCCAGATCAGGAAATAGTCCGGAAAGTGCAGGAGCGATCAAAATTGTAAATACACACTGTAAACATACGGCACATATTTACATTACATGCAACAAAGAAGGGGAACTTGCAAAAAATGCAGACAAAGAGAATACTTTGCTCCTGTTGTTACCTCCCGAAACAAACGATTTGGGCTTAGCGATGACCAGCAGCTTTTCAAGTATGCTCCTCACAGCCCTGCTAGTCGCAAATATACAACATATAGATACCCAATTGCCCTATATCCAGTCACTGACCCTAAAAGCTCAAAAAGTACTGTCCACTTATGCTCCGATTATCCGGGAAATCATGAAACGTGAATTTTCACGTGTAGTCTTCTTAGGATCAGGAGAGTTGAAAGGAATCGCAGAAGAATCACGACTGAAACTACAGGAATTAACCGATGGAAAAATTGTTTGCCAATTCGATTCTTTCCTTGGCTTCCGTCATGGACCAAAAGCTATTATTAACAAAGAAACGGTCCTGGTCTATCTATTTTCCGGAGATGAACATATCCGTCGGTATGAAACCGACCTTGTGAAACAAATCAACACAAATAATAAAGTGACGGCACAGATTATAGTTTCGGAAACACCGGTAAAGACAACAGGTATAAAATCTGATCTCGAAGTGATTTTCAGTGAAGGCGATAGTCCATCCATATACGACTGTATTCCGTACGTTATCGTAGCACAACTGATGGGATTCTACAAATCGCTTGAAATCGGCCTCAACCCCGACACTCCCTCTGTTTCCGGAAATATTTCAAGGATCGTGGAAGGAGTTATCTTGTATGACAACCTATAA
- a CDS encoding carbohydrate kinase family protein, translated as MKKFDIIAIGELNVDLILNHIQSMPVIGKEIFADDMLLTLGSSTAIFAANAASLGMKVAFVGMIGKDNFGELVKTSLEKRSVSTRYLIETDQYATGATIVLAYAEDRANITYQGSMDTMGFNDIDPSVFEITKHIHISSIFIQSGLKRDLLRILKLAKERGITVSLDTQWDPMEKWDLDYTEILPYVTLFMPNETELKGLAGTSNLHEAIEKIRPYIGEACIVKCGSQGSILFQKEGTTLEASSFLNTEVIDTIGAGDSFNAGFVYSYVKGYSLAECQQLGNLTGAINTTAAGGIGAFTDKNEIEKRALEIFGQTIQL; from the coding sequence ATGAAAAAGTTTGATATAATAGCGATTGGTGAACTCAATGTAGATCTGATTCTAAATCATATCCAAAGCATGCCAGTTATTGGCAAAGAAATATTTGCAGACGATATGCTCCTTACGCTGGGCAGTTCCACTGCGATTTTTGCAGCCAATGCTGCTTCCCTAGGCATGAAAGTAGCTTTTGTGGGAATGATCGGGAAAGATAACTTTGGCGAACTGGTAAAAACAAGCCTAGAAAAACGATCTGTCTCCACCCGTTATTTAATCGAAACAGACCAATACGCTACCGGAGCGACGATTGTCTTGGCGTACGCAGAAGACCGGGCCAATATTACCTATCAAGGTAGTATGGACACAATGGGATTCAATGATATTGATCCATCGGTTTTCGAAATCACGAAACATATCCATATCTCATCGATATTTATTCAATCAGGGCTCAAACGCGATTTGCTTCGCATACTCAAGCTAGCAAAAGAGCGCGGCATAACTGTTTCACTCGATACCCAATGGGACCCAATGGAAAAATGGGACCTTGATTACACTGAGATTTTGCCTTATGTTACACTTTTTATGCCAAATGAAACCGAATTGAAAGGTTTGGCTGGTACTTCAAACTTACATGAAGCAATCGAAAAGATCCGTCCATATATTGGAGAAGCCTGTATTGTAAAATGTGGTAGTCAAGGTTCCATTCTGTTCCAAAAAGAGGGAACAACCCTAGAAGCATCTTCTTTCCTCAATACAGAAGTGATAGATACGATCGGTGCTGGCGACAGTTTCAATGCAGGCTTTGTTTACAGTTATGTAAAAGGATATTCTCTGGCAGAATGTCAGCAGCTGGGAAATCTGACCGGAGCGATCAATACAACCGCAGCCGGTGGCATTGGAGCCTTTACCGATAAAAATGAGATCGAAAAAAGAGCTTTGGAAATCTTCGGTCAAACCATTCAGTTATAA